One stretch of Candidatus Eisenbacteria bacterium DNA includes these proteins:
- a CDS encoding ammonium transporter yields the protein MTSTLPLLSNRVRLAAAAGLTLLSIAIAHAEEAAAPVIDSGDTAWVLTASALVLMMTLPGLALFYGGLVRAKNVLNVLMQCVLSAGIVGVLWILVGYSLAFGTGNAWIGDFSKLGLSGVTLESVTANFASPPRNIPEYVFIMFQAMFAIITPALILGAIAERMRFDVWCAFIAVWFLVVYCPIAHMVWASEGWIFKASAIDFAGGLVVHMSSGFSAIVAAVMLGKRRGLGRDPMAPHSLPLCLVGAGLLWTGWFGFNAGSALSASPLAALAFLNTSTAASMAVVTWAVIEWAHRGKPTALGGATAAVAGLVAITPACGNVAPAGALAIGVGVSVISYAACTFLKPAFGYDDSLDVFGVRALGGAWGALASGIFAVTLGSGIESNAQQIVVQLKGIVFVALFAPLATAVILGVLQVAFGSLRVSDEAEMEGLDLSEHSESAYGLSSGSVVGLEPIGEAHAMTMVAHEKRPA from the coding sequence GCTCCCATTGCTCTCGAACCGCGTCCGGCTGGCAGCCGCCGCGGGACTCACGCTGCTCTCCATCGCCATCGCGCACGCCGAAGAGGCGGCCGCGCCGGTCATCGACTCGGGCGACACCGCCTGGGTCCTCACCGCCTCGGCGCTCGTCCTCATGATGACGCTGCCGGGCCTCGCGCTCTTCTACGGCGGGCTCGTGCGCGCCAAGAACGTCTTGAACGTCCTCATGCAGTGCGTGCTCTCCGCCGGCATCGTCGGGGTGCTGTGGATCCTGGTCGGCTACAGCCTCGCCTTCGGCACCGGCAACGCGTGGATCGGCGACTTCTCGAAGCTCGGCCTCTCGGGCGTCACGCTCGAGTCGGTGACGGCGAACTTCGCGTCGCCGCCGCGCAACATCCCCGAGTACGTGTTCATCATGTTCCAGGCGATGTTCGCGATCATCACGCCCGCGCTCATCCTGGGTGCCATTGCCGAGCGCATGCGGTTCGACGTCTGGTGCGCGTTCATCGCCGTCTGGTTCCTCGTCGTCTACTGCCCGATCGCGCACATGGTCTGGGCGTCCGAGGGGTGGATCTTCAAGGCGAGCGCGATCGATTTCGCCGGTGGGCTGGTCGTCCACATGTCGAGCGGCTTCTCGGCGATCGTCGCCGCCGTCATGCTCGGCAAGCGCCGGGGGCTCGGGCGCGACCCGATGGCGCCGCACAGCTTGCCCCTGTGCCTCGTCGGCGCCGGGCTCCTGTGGACCGGCTGGTTCGGCTTCAACGCCGGCAGCGCGCTCAGCGCGAGCCCGCTCGCGGCGCTGGCGTTCCTCAACACGAGCACCGCGGCGTCCATGGCCGTGGTCACCTGGGCGGTGATCGAATGGGCCCACCGCGGCAAGCCGACCGCGCTCGGCGGCGCCACGGCGGCGGTCGCCGGCCTGGTCGCGATCACGCCTGCGTGCGGCAACGTGGCCCCGGCGGGCGCGCTCGCGATCGGCGTCGGCGTGTCCGTCATCTCGTACGCCGCGTGCACGTTCTTGAAGCCGGCCTTCGGCTACGACGACTCCCTCGACGTCTTCGGCGTGCGCGCGCTCGGCGGCGCCTGGGGCGCCCTCGCCTCGGGCATCTTCGCCGTGACGCTCGGGTCGGGGATCGAGAGCAATGCGCAGCAGATCGTGGTGCAGCTGAAGGGCATCGTCTTCGTCGCGCTCTTCGCGCCGCTCGCGACGGCCGTCATCCTCGGCGTCCTGCAGGTCGCGTTCGGATCGCTGCGGGTCTCCGACGAGGCCGAGATGGAAGGTCTCGACCTCTCCGAGCACAGC